One Bufo gargarizans isolate SCDJY-AF-19 chromosome 3, ASM1485885v1, whole genome shotgun sequence DNA segment encodes these proteins:
- the FAM222B gene encoding protein FAM222B — protein MNTGLQKWDTTQKMRSAQHPTPAELDAYAKTVANNPLTIKIFPNSVKVPQRKHIRRTVNGLDTSGQRYSPYPSQVSTKAGLLAIVKSPAKSVLKGFDGARARLLPDSMMNPPSAPYVAPSTLNHPQGLARPQQALQHAQALQHAQSMQQQTLSHSQSLPPGLQHPQSLPHPQTMQHPQGLPQGLQHSQGLQNTQSISQQQALQHPQSVQHTQGVQHTQSMSQALHHVQGLPQTIPRQQSMPQALQHQQNLPQVLQHSQSMSQALQHTQGMQHPQNMGSQHSQSLPQQSALQHAPGVSHQTLPHPANNILQPGLHGARKLPDADAPPNVTVSTSTIPLSMAATLQQNRPPDLGSIVHQINQFCQARAGIGTTSVCEGQIANPSPISRNLLINASTRVSTHGIPMPSCVGTSVDHAAAAISSAASGNVPIMTISRVPASYPGDLKPMTWNQHQLTHLQQMCGESGGPSGKHTQREIAAQGFPGKQIPYQQELCMSQSFGLKPPIEKPTPSPPVNGLPGPLPYTNGHYFQPIWNNILPTPNSDSSGSQDLTMPFHGAQAAGAPLDCAGGAHYRGVGGGSSNQNSLMQTMDYLTGVDFQQSCFRDQSMAPHAKIQRSQMSRAPESADSRSIHIQHPGYR, from the coding sequence gGGATACTACACAGAAGATGAGATCTGCTCAGCATCCTACTCCTGCAGAATTGGATGCTTATGCTAAGACGGTTGCCAACAATCCTCTGACAATAAAAATCTTTCCAAACAGTGTAAAGGTTCCTCAAAGGAAGCATATCCGCCGCACCGTGAACGGACTAGATACTTCAGGCCAGCGTTACAGTCCATACCCTTCGCAGGTCAGCACAAAGGCAGGACTTTTGGCAATTGTCAAGTCCCCAGCTAAAAGTGTTCTGAAAGGCTTTGACGGTGCACGTGCCCGGCTCTTGCCAGACTCTATGATGAATCCCCCTTCCGCTCCATATGTTGCACCTAGCACTTTAAACCACCCTCAGGGGCTTGCACGCCCCCAGCAAGCTCTGCAGCATGCGCAGGCCCTGCAGCACGCTCAGAGCATGCAACAGCAGACTTTGTCACACTCGCAGAGCCTTCCACCTGGACTGCAGCATCCACAAAGCTTGCCACACCCTCAGACAATGCAGCACCCACAGGGCCTGCCACAGGGGCTGCAGCATTCTCAGGGTCTGCAGAATACGCAGAGTATATCACAGCAACAGGCTCTTCAGCATCCGCAAAGTGTGCAACACACGCAAGGTGTGCAGCATACACAGAGTATGTCACAGGCACTGCATCACGTGCAGGGACTTCCACAGACAATACCACGCCAGCAGAGCATGCCACAGGCTCTGCAGCACCAACAGAACCTCCCACAGGTCCTGCAGCACTCTCAGAGTATGTCGCAGGCGCTGCAGCACACACAGGGAATGCAGCATCCGCAGAACATGGGGTCTCAACATTCGCAAAGCCTGCCCCAACAGTCTGCATTACAGCATGCCCCTGGAGTAAGTCACCAGACTCTGCCGCACCCTGCCAACAACATTCTGCAGCCAGGTTTACATGGAGCGCGAAAGTTGCCTGATGCCGATGCCCCTCCGAATGTGACAGTGTCTACCTCAACAATTCCTCTTTCTATGGCTGCAACCTTGCAGCAGAACAGACCACCAGACCTTGGCAGCATTGTGCACCAGATAAACCAGTTCTGTCAGGCCAGGGCTGGCATAGGCACTACCTCTGTTTGTGAGGGCCAGATAGCCAACCCCAGTCCTATCAGTCGTAACCTGCTTATCAATGCAAGTACTAGGGTTTCCACCCATGGCATCCCCATGCCTTCATGTGTTGGAACATCCGTagaccatgctgctgctgctatttcCTCTGCTGCCTCGGGAAATGTCCCCATAATGACCATAAGCAGAGTGCCTGCTTCATATCCTGGTGATCTTAAACCCATGACATGGAACCAACATCAGCTTACACATCTGCAACAAATGTGTGGAGAATCTGGTGGTCCTTCTGGGAAACATACTCAGAGAGAAATtgctgcccagggttttcctggTAAGCAGATCCCCTACCAACAAGAACTGTGCATGAGCCAGTCTTTTGGCCTAAAACCCCCAATTGAAAAACCTACTCCTTCCCCTCCTGTGAATGGATTGCCGGGTCCCTTGCCGTATACCAATGGACACTATTTTCAGCCCATATGGAATAACATTTTGCCTACTCCGAACAGCGACAGTTCGGGATCGCAGGACCTTACCATGCCTTTCCACGGAGCACAGGCGGCTGGCGCACCCTTGGATTGTGCTGGGGGTGCTCACTATAGAGGCGTTGGGGGAGGATCATCCAACCAGAACAGCTTGATGCAGACCATGGATTACCTAACTGGAGTGGACTTTCAGCAGTCCTGCTTCAGAGATCAGAGCATGGCTCCACATGCAAAGATTCAAAGATCCCAAATGAGTAGA